CGTCCGCGTTATAGCGGCCGGTAATTTGAAACTTTACAGCGGCTCCGTTCAAATTCTTTtccccacatttttttttttcgtgaaaatttTTCTATACTGGGATTAATGTGGGTCATATCAtctcggttttttttttcggttggaaaaaaaaaaactggacgGCGGCGCTGTATATAGAGAATCCGTACGTGTAGATGATGAACGACCGAAGCGGTGGCGGGAATAACCCGTGACCAGTCATCAGCagcttgaagaagaagaaaaaaaaggccgttAAAAGtgagttgaaggggggggggggggaaggcctatattgttgttgttgttgttcccacACTATATCGTCACGCaggccaaaaaaaagaaaaaaaggagaaaaagatgaggtgttgcacacacacacacacggcaacCTCCCACCGATTCCTTTTAACGACTACCAACAAATCACCATCAGACGAGAGTGTGTGATTCCCTGGGATCTTCCTTATTTCCctggacagaagaagaagaaaaaatgtcgggagagagagagagagagtctaacGAATTTTTGTGGTTTACTagggaaaactgaaaaaaattcacgctGTTTTGCCTGTCGGTCCGTCCGTAGAATGGGCAGTTAAATGTCGGACCCAACATCTCCCATCGCCATTGGATGTAATCGCGAACTTGTTTTGTCTTTgaatttcttctctctttttctcttttttaaaaggacGTGAATATAAACGGGTCGAGATTCATTTGCCAACTCAAAGATTTGTAGACGCCGGGACAAATTGACTTGGTGTGTGTTAGTAGGTACTGTTGTAGAACTGTTTGTTTCCTTTGCCTCTGCTGCTGGTGATTAGTTGTACGCCGGGCCATTCGTCAGCCGAGTTGTTGTGTTTCACTTCATCAATTGAGTTGGCGTGAAATGTGTTGCGACGATGGGCTTGTAACGAGGCTTGTACAAGACCAAGACTCTTTCGTACGCTAAACTCTTTCTCTTAACGGGAGAAGAACTCTTGCCAGTCGTGATCTACGACCGGCGGCGACTGTCCGTGACCAGCCATCAACCAGCCAGTCGTTAAAGAACAAaagccccaaaaaagaaaaaagattaaaaggttaaaagaaaaaaacaacaacaaccagaaaaATTCTCCCAGCTTGCATgccacacacagcagcagctgtcTAGCAACAACTATCATAGTTAAACGTGTGTTattatattctttcttttgtgtgtgtgtcgagtgtgtgtgtgtgtgtctaacaAGAGCCACCCTGGTGCGGTTTCGTTTAAATGACTACCGACAAATCATCTGTGGTGGCTGATGCacggagatgatgatgacaaaagagcCTTCAAATCTCCCGGGCTCTccagagttgttgttgttgctgttcctgttgttgttgttggtggtggtggctacTGCTTTATAAGGGATGAAATGAAGCATAGTGTTCACATGTACTATACACACCTCTAGCGTACAGTGCACAGTGTGTACATAACAAGACCACCGACGGGATGAATTTCACGCTCcttgatcatcatcatcgctgctgctgcggagTGATGGATGACCTGGAGGAGGTGTGTCAATCAACGAGCTGCCGTGTTGTTTTttccagcttcttcttcttcttcttcttccttcctgtACGTCGTACACTGTGCACTGGGACGGAGCATTTCAACTGGCAGTCGGGGGGTATGGGGATATGTATTTAGTGAGCTTCTCTcgtcatccatccatccatccttgCAGCAGCTCCAACAGACCGTGAAATATTGTTATTTGCATCTCACACAATCAGCAGTTGGATAGAGTCCGTGTAACTGACTAGCTCTCTCCGTGACAAGAGCAGCAATCCATTCATTCCcttgtttccttttctattccaaagagaaaaagaagataaagaagaagaagaagattattttgatgatgatgatgaagcagCCTGCGAGTTCTCCGGTTCCACCTTTCCACCACACCGGTGGGATATGGAATGATACGCTCCATGGCAATTACATATGCAAAAATGGCTTAGCACCAACAGCACCTCCCGGAGGccacctctttttctttcctttttctttcctttttaatgCGTATACTTTGATGATACTGccgagatatatatatatccaccCGACTATTTAGCATTTATGGCGCCGGTATATATGGTTTGGCGTCGCGTTATAAGGTGCGGTAACTTTCGGTCGTGTTGCGTCATTTGGTCGGAGCGTGACTTATATCGGCGTGATGGGGTCTACACATCTGACCCAATGCTCCGAGAAGTTTGTGTGTCGCATTAAACAAAAGAGGCTTCCAGTTATTCCGCCCTGCCAACTTGTTATCTTTTGAGTCGAACAAAacgaaaaggggggggggggaatgtttCAACTCGGATGGGAGGACAAGATTGTTTGGAACTGGAGCAACGGGTAGAGATTTATATATTTCCCGACAAACTTGGTGGGTATGTGTAATAAGACGGATGGTTGAGCTCGGCTTTTTATGGGGTCTCCACTTATATGAGTCATCGTTTATTCCTTAACAGGACTAATCGCCTTCATGAGCCTCTTTGGGCAAACTGGAACGCTCATTATCAATTATATTAAATTGTCCATTATGTATGCATAGAATCTGTATAGCcaacgttcttttttttttttggtttggttttttccTTCCAATTCCTCTGCTCCACGATGGCGCCTCTATAAATTATTTGGTCGTAATCGACCAAACACATCAATCGACGACCGTATTCGTATCTGGAACTATATATAGTCACCGTATCAGATGGATTTTTAGGTTTTGGTTATAATAGATGAAACGGGGTTTTATCGCCATCGCTGCATCAGAATGCATATCAGTTATCGATGCAGCaatcagtttttgttttctctctctctttcttgtttaatgcaaATGACGCTTTTGATCTAAGTATAAGTTATGAAACGGGTTTTTAATGAGAGAGTTCTTTCATCCCATCATTaacgtatttttttctttgaggcTAAAAGCATGACCCAATAAAGAATAACTCATTTGAAATGATGcaattaattcttattttcgCTTAAGGACAATTACTATGACagttgaaatatattttttaatcttCGTATTTGTCTCGAAATTTTTGCCAAATTAAATTTGCCGTCTGTATTGTATGATTTGTATCGGTGCGTGAAGTggtatttcaattatttcttttcctcgaaaacttatttttcattatcaaataagaaatagttttCGTTTTATGTCGTGATAACTGTGATATTCACATCGTTCaagttttaattcattttgatttccatTCAAATAGTGCGCCAGTGTGTTGACGGTAAATACCGACCTCTAGCAGCAAAATTTTGAACTATCTTCTCATTGGTCTCCCTTCCCCCAAAACGTGGCTACTGCCATTTCTCACAATGTCTACCGCCATCTTTTCTTGTTGTGGTCTGACGAGTGGGGACTGAGCAAATTACACACagtcttttgtttattttcaatttaaattgaatGCAGCTGCAAAACAGGCAGGGCCCAAACACCAGTATTAAATTTGGTCAAAATTGTGAATCTTACATTATTATATCCAGCATTAATGGTTTTCGTGATTCGATGTAGAGATTGGAAATGGCCAAGTTTATTTCACCTTCCAGAAGGCGTTCGATAGAGAATGCTCCAGTTTATTTCCCGATTGGTTCTGCTAAGTcgagaaatgttttaaaagacTACATAGGCTCTCAGAGTGAAGAAGTCAAGGTAAATCTGTTTTTGGAGGAAGCTTCTCAACTATTAGTGGTAATGTTATTCTTAAAATaggttctttttcttggttgtCAAGATTTGATGAATGTGTTGACCACAATCGCTTCAAAGACCAATTGCGATGGATACCTGACTATCCATTTAAATCATTCTTGTCCACTCACTTTTGCTCGCAATGTGCTTATTGTGAAAGTGATTTCTTCCAAAGATTTCAATGTCAATGAAGATAAAGACATGAGTTATTTGTGGGATTTATGGTATAATGCTGTGTGGCCAAAGTCAACCGTTGATAGATTTGTAGCAGATGTTAAAGAACTTGTTGAGAGAGGACTTCCTGATCTTGGTTTTGCAATTGAAACCAAACAATTTGAtgaattgaaaaatgtgtGGAAGGGTTGGCTGGTATTTTTGGATAGAAGCTTGATTCATTCATCTCAAACAGAAAAGATTCTGAAGGAGAGGTAATTGCCCTTTATGAAATTAATAACATTGattcattaaatttttaacaattacAATTCCCCCAGATCAGAGTTCATTGCTAACGGCGGTAGGTTTGGAAAGCAACTTCTAGACAGCCTCATTTCTGCACAGCATATTTCGTCGACTCCCTACCTGACAAAGCTATCATTGCTGATTGTATCTAAAATGGAAATCGAAGATTTTACCGATTTATTGAAGCAAAAGTTAAAGCAGGAAGTTGACAATTACATTGAAACTGGAAATTGCCGCTCATCAGATCAGCTTTCATCAACAGCAGCGATTAATCCTACCTTTCTCGAGCCAAAAACCTTTCGTTGGCGTGTCAATATCTATTCGTGCCCGTTTGAAGCGTACCTACCGCTGCCTTACTCTGAACTTGAAATGGCCACCGAGGATTTTGTTACTACGCCCTATTGCCAGAAGATACTGAAGAATCTTGTTTCATCCTACAGGACGGTGGCAGAGTTCATTAACTTTCGTTTCTCTTTGAACGACGATTTGCAATTTTGTCACACAGAAGCGACCGAAAAGTTCCATGTGATCGATTGCTCCACTAATGCGGAGGACTTGGGATTGCCCAATATACTGTTATCGTGTAGTCGAAGACTTACTTCACCAGATGCCTTGTTGATCACAGGAAGTAAATCCTGTAGCAGGCTGGCTTCTACTACTGCACAATACGTTGAAGAAGCGCTTTGTGCTCCCATGAGCATGATTCCAACACTTTATGGCTTTCGATTAACAAACTCTGTAGATTTGGGTTGTGCGACTTACtcaagaaatggaaattttgGCGGATTTACACCCATCACGTTAACGTGGTCTCCAGCCCCTCAATTTAGGAATGTGCCATTCTGCCTTTCTCCTGCAATCGACGATTTTCTGAAGAAACTTCATAAGAAATGTtatttcctggaagattttgatCGTGAACGATTCAAGAAGAACTTGTGCTTCAAAGCTTACACACCCCTGACATATTCTTATGTAGTTGCTCGACTTACTCAACATGATCAGCAAGGATATCGCCTTCAGTTTGTGAAAGTTGCTCCTCAATTTAAACTTGCCCAAAAGTCCGTAAGTGATTGGGTTAATAATTTTCCAGTCATTTTGGTGACAACAATTCAACCCTTCACGCCTGAATTGAAAACTTtattcaacaaaacaaaaatcctgtTTCGAGCCCCAAATCTCCGTCTGATTTTGATACCGAGTAACCATTTGTTAAAGGTTAGCTTGAAGCTTTTTGCAATGaaagaatcagaaaaaaattacccgATTGATTGGGCGGCCGAGAATCCTGACGTCCACTACATTGACAATTTTGAACTGCTTTATCACAAGA
Above is a genomic segment from Daphnia pulicaria isolate SC F1-1A chromosome 8, SC_F0-13Bv2, whole genome shotgun sequence containing:
- the LOC124310881 gene encoding uncharacterized protein LOC124310881 translates to MAKFISPSRRRSIENAPVYFPIGSAKSRNVLKDYIGSQSEEVKVLFLGCQDLMNVLTTIASKTNCDGYLTIHLNHSCPLTFARNVLIVKVISSKDFNVNEDKDMSYLWDLWYNAVWPKSTVDRFVADVKELVERGLPDLGFAIETKQFDELKNVWKGWLVFLDRSLIHSSQTEKILKERSEFIANGGRFGKQLLDSLISAQHISSTPYLTKLSLLIVSKMEIEDFTDLLKQKLKQEVDNYIETGNCRSSDQLSSTAAINPTFLEPKTFRWRVNIYSCPFEAYLPLPYSELEMATEDFVTTPYCQKILKNLVSSYRTVAEFINFRFSLNDDLQFCHTEATEKFHVIDCSTNAEDLGLPNILLSCSRRLTSPDALLITGSKSCSRLASTTAQYVEEALCAPMSMIPTLYGFRLTNSVDLGCATYSRNGNFGGFTPITLTWSPAPQFRNVPFCLSPAIDDFLKKLHKKCYFLEDFDRERFKKNLCFKAYTPLTYSYVVARLTQHDQQGYRLQFVKVAPQFKLAQKSVSDWVNNFPVILVTTIQPFTPELKTLFNKTKILFRAPNLRLILIPSNHLLKVSLKLFAMKESEKNYPIDWAAENPDVHYIDNFELLYHKNDAGRLRSMQLSFIQPLTYDLSLDHCAVLVEVFTGSVMMNMGAVADMERQGIKNWVIDSSPFLSFSSSISQEVLMKAVSCQESAHDFVVEISVHSKDVLKRLKIATDHEPPCEATHEITFLFSEPEEISPLTLCFPHPFLVDFVEARFRRSVRRIRVKLKKALWEPWPASFHEKAKWDVDQLSCWKQSPTWKESVSELMSHIAAQKTLNTINNFLGLSNFGNAVHLPELRLLPPLEVVRNIIGTIFNYHVEQGCDIFVAYNISTPQSMAEFVLDSVTTKEPEFVFRVHRPTLRSPCGSPMLLISALDCRLSKKLVEKGRLQAEKATEYLQRVFVQKKKKQGPMIVNTTEEGSKLLRYVLRLNSTKMKPSSWQEKYLALDKYSPFLATYISPLYREKGVCPVEEEDALGEIIDKVFKETSAPKESPPNPCSGCGKQSCDKFKRCLRCKITAYCSIECQRSDWRKHKLVCAKSNH